Proteins encoded by one window of Lathyrus oleraceus cultivar Zhongwan6 chromosome 1, CAAS_Psat_ZW6_1.0, whole genome shotgun sequence:
- the LOC127091400 gene encoding uncharacterized protein LOC127091400, producing the protein MVTGILSGNHKVLGVSIPLNTIEPDSVAYQENIESLGKNISDDVEQTDPHKESNVDKPLDNVAGEEVHVTHDVSNNPNCEAATVDLEEFSDNELLSSVVPSIAKRVRTRREKKTVAQRSPKKKIDVPTSSNTKVAVESSLKRKVHGPTKSWSKGKRLALERELAQNILECKDIMDLIQEAGLMKTVTQFSKCYEMLVKEFIVNLSEECADGKSKEFRRVYVRGKCVNFSPSMINKYLGRPDVAQPQLEVTDDKIYQVITANQVRKWPLKGKLVASKLSVKYAMLHKIGAANWVPTNHKSTVAVMLGKFICVVGTKASFDYGSYIFDQTLKHAGSFSVKGPIAFPSLICGIVLNQFPNILTENDSVKKRDNPMSFNHRLFLGTHVPDIVMTTGETPRVCNPPGKVVVIAMLKETCRELEARKLNLEKLISTLEMNEGDVLGAAAAEGAERQGEEGDASPDDGTDDDADSKLDA; encoded by the exons ATGGTGACTGGAATACTGTCTGGTAATCATAAGGTCCTTGGGGTTTCCATTCCCTTAAACACTATTGAACCTGATAGTGTTGCTTATCAAGAAAATATTGAGTCTTTAGGAAAGAATATCTCTGATGATGTTGAGCAAACTGATCCTCATAAGGAGTCAAATGTTGACAAACCCTTAGATAATGTGGCTGGTGAGGAAGTTCATGTCACTCATGATGTCAGTAACAACCCTAACTGTGAGGCTGCAACAGTAGACCTGGAGGAATTTTCTGATAATGAGTTGTTATCCTCAGTcgtccctagcatagccaaaagggttaggactaggagagaaaagAAAACAGTGGCTCAAAGGTCCCCCAAAAAGAAGATTGATGTTCCAACCTCTTCCAATACAAAGGTGGCAGTCGAGAGTTCCCTCAAGAGGAAAGTTCATGGTCCAaccaaatcttggagcaaaggg AAGAGGCTGGCTTTGGAAAGGGAATTAGCTCAGAATATCCTGGAATGTAAGGATATTATGGACCTTATTCAAGAGGCTGGTTTAATGAAGACTGTGACTCAGTTCTCAAAATGCTATGAGATGTTGGTAAAGGAATTTATTGTCAATTTGTCTGAAGAATGTGCTGATGGGAAGTCTAAGGAATTCAGGAGAGTGtatgtgcgaggcaagtgtgtAAATTTCTCTCCCTCAATGATCAATAAGTACTTGGGAAGGCCTGATGTAGCTCAACCTCAGCTTGAGGTGACTGACGACAAAATCTAtcaagtcatcactgctaatCAAGTCAGGAAGTGGCCTCTCAAAGGAAAGTTGGTGGCCAGCAAACTGAGTGTCAAGTATGCAATGCTGCACAAGATTGGAGCTGCTAACTGGGTGCCCACCAATCATAAATCTACAGTTGCTGTAATGCTTGGAAAGTTTATATGTGTTGTTGGAACCAAAGCCAGTTTTGACTATGGATCATATATTTTTGATCAAACTTTGAAGCATGCAGgaagcttcagtgtgaagggacctatagccTTTCCCTCTCTCATCTGTGGTATTGTGTTGAATCAGTTTCCAAACATCTTGACAGAGAATGATTCTGTGAAGAAAAGAGACAACCCCATGTCCTTCAATCATAGGCTGTTCCTAGGTACCCATGTtcctgacattgtcatgacaaCAGGTGAGACACCACGTGTATGCAATCCACCAGGTAAAGTTGTTGTCATTGCAATGCTTAAAGAAACTTGTAGGGAGTTAGAGGCAAGGAAGCTAAACTTGGAAAAATTGATTAGCACTTTGGAGATGAATGAAGGTGATGTGCTTGGTGCAGCTGCTGCAGAAGGAGCTGAAAGACAAGGTGAAGAGGGAGATGCCAGTCCTGATGATGGCACAGATGATGATGCTGACTCTAAGTTAGATGCCTAG